Proteins from a single region of Primulina tabacum isolate GXHZ01 chromosome 5, ASM2559414v2, whole genome shotgun sequence:
- the LOC142546751 gene encoding glyceraldehyde-3-phosphate dehydrogenase, cytosolic — MAKIKIGINGFGRIGRLVARVALQSNDVELVAVNDPFITTDYMTYMFKFDSVHGQWKKHELTVKDSKTLLFGDKPVTVFGARNPEEIPWGEAGAEYVVESTGVFTDKDKAAAHLKGGAKKVVISAPSKDAPMFVVGVNEKEYKPDIDIVSNASCTTNCLAPLAKVLNDKFGIVEGLMTTVHSITATQKTVDGPSMKDWRGGRAASFNIIPSSTGAAKAVGKVLPALNGKLTGMAFRVPTVDVSVVDLTARLEKAASYDEIKAAIKAESEGKLKGILGYTEDDVVSTDFVGDCRSSIFDAKAGIALNGNFVKVVSWYDNEWGYSNRVIDLVRHMAKSA, encoded by the exons ATGGCCAAAATCAAGATTGGAATCAATG GATTTGGAAGGATTGGACGACTGGTGGCTAGAGTTGCACTGCAGAGTAATGACGTTGAGCTTGTCGCTGTTAATGATCCATTTATTACCACCGATTACATG ACATATATGTTCAAATTTGACAGTGTTCATGGTCAATGGAAAAAACATGAACTCACCGTCAAGGATTCAAAGACCCTTCTCTTTGGTGACAAGCCAGTGACTGTCTTTGGTGCGAG AAACCCTGAGGAAATCCCATGGGGTGAAGCTGGCGCCGAATATGTTGTGGAGTCCACGGGTGTTTTCACTGACAAGGACAAGGCTGCTGCTCATTTGAAG GGAGGTGCCAAGAAAGTGGTAATTTCTGCCCCAAGTAAGGATGCTCCCATGTTCGTTGTGGGTGTCAATGAGAAAGAGTACAAACCAGATATTGACATTGTTTCTAATGCTAGCTGCACTACCAACTGTCTAGCCCCACTAGCTAAG GTTCTTAATGATAAGTTTGGCATTGTTGAGGGGCTGATGACAACTGTCCACTCAATTACGG CAACACAGAAAACCGTTGATGGTCCGTCAATGAAGGACTGGAGAGGTGGAAGAGCTGCTTCATTCAACATTATTCCTAGTAGTACTGGAGCTGCAAAG GCCGTTGGGAAAGTGCTTCCTGCCCTGAATGGGAAGCTTACCGGGATGGCTTTCCGTGTTCCGACTGTTGATGTTTCAGTGGTTGACCTGACTGCAAGGCTCGAAAAAGCAGCCTCCTATGATGAAATTAAAGCTGCTATCaa GGCGGAGTCTGAGGGAAAGTTGAAGGGTATCCTTGGTTACACAGAAGATGATGTGGTGTCCACTGACTTTGTTGGTGATTGCAG GTCGAGCATATTTGATGCCAAGGCCGGAATCGCCCTCAACGGAAACTTTGTGAAAGTCGTCTCTTGGTATGACAACGAATGGGGTTACAG CAACCGTGTGATTGACTTGGTTCGGCACATGGCAAAGTCTGCTTGA